From a region of the Daphnia magna isolate NIES linkage group LG1, ASM2063170v1.1, whole genome shotgun sequence genome:
- the LOC116923859 gene encoding LOW QUALITY PROTEIN: low-density lipoprotein receptor-related protein 2 (The sequence of the model RefSeq protein was modified relative to this genomic sequence to represent the inferred CDS: deleted 3 bases in 3 codons), with protein MRLLWFGLVVLVQLPNLISAACDGKQFACKNGHGCVATSQHCDHVIDCDDGSDEFDCNYPCRSPHMKPCRDGHCIAMYFFCDRDNDCGDWSDELNCTGLLPGSRMNCPSNTFHCEGQVCIPQNWVCDGMEDCSDARDELHCNKTIECKNGFQCGKECILNQWVCDGVADCADGSDEKECGPDAYMNHSCLPEHGWFSCLSKGSKKCMPISRACDGYVDCDDGADEGGQCNSTSNCSNDTHCPNECHKTPRGPICSCPQGFQLNGTTCVDIDECSIDPPLCSQKCSNSRGGFECSCVAGYTPGARDKKSCIANGPEPMLVITTDRDIRYISIPSKEYGLVQSGISQAHGVTGDYEDGFIYWNEKTKDKAGIYKSMVDGSAFQYVVSVGVEMVEDLAIDWVGRHIYFTDSGRKHIVVCDFHATICTVVITGQLDKPRAVAVYPEEGMLFWSDWGSQPHIGSAGMDGSQRKNVITTDIVWPNGLVVDETIQRIFWGDAKLNRIESSRLDGSDRKILAVKVTHPYALDIFENTIFWSDPLEHEVLSVDKFTGKDYKILIKETSFTPTGIHVHHPSKQNLLSNPCRNIICSHLCLLSPSVQGFRCACPVGMTLNKDNRTCDSISSHESSIVIATYTDIFRLTHHQIGKDSITRLPTRNVENIGALAFNPLGHSIIYSDMSQRTIYSMHLETYRQEVLFENADMVEGLDVDPFTENIYWTEVTQGTILVGHKNHVGVYERLVLARDLHSPKGITIASEYGLMFIVEGRISHVISVWHMDGGSRQELVQAYGTVSAMAYDGKHLYFSDSLRGTIERIEVDGQNRTILRSHLGTPVAMDASSDSVFWLTQFSTRISWLNKQDPKTMRGFVIDASDDLSVQYRLMTVVDQFNFDSHEHSCLGHSGGCSDICSPTPNGATCLCPLGKVLAEDKHVCNTVNCVGDQWFKCQNGCIPAKYRCDGVNDCPLGEDELQCRNATTEVGCTSTQFQCNNGGCVSMHFYCDGDADCQDRSDEPDTCPPFECLSDSEYSCPNQHHCIPRSAMCDGQADCMDKSDEANCTSTHSMCSATQFYCSHSRLCIPLTWVCDRDPDCEHGEDEETSFCTNVNRKPMCPINYLRCPQRPDCMPRMALCNSIAECEHGTDEELCAKLNESATEKIKEPEVECSSLQYNCFLGTNECISMSSRCDCRFDCTFGEDEEGCENLPFSCKTDLFRCPNEMRYINISWVCDGLSDCSNSADEEPTLCPTNTSIPTARSSSPSMDPDIYLCSEDEFQCANGQCIPTSLVCDRERQCTDGTDEGSGCINSCQNNGHCPQICIPGPKEPTCQCEVGYESLNNGHQCVDVDECSAENKCSQYCNNTKGSYRCSCSPGYTLEYDQHTCKAANGRPMLIVATNYHAEILLNSDVASSRLLVQSTLSIKGIAYHDKLSSFYWITAEGVRRSNNGGQSLIFKINDLLPSGLALDKTTGNIYYSAVKNVTRNGQDQSVIRVIAKSLEADVNIITTQSIITDIALDSLKGLLFWSEHTKPYTGRIVRATMDGRSTMWLYSVDKIMYPTAITLDQIKSRIYWADITLRSISSCDYNGMNQRHEVAITNGQPLSLTFFENRLTWSVRDQDVLYSQVINGSSISEQRLNEHVSQIITVHSVLEPELPNHCAFSPCNNGICVLKNSSSFTCHCPIGVAVTSSNPFKCSGKSPEVVTVVPGAEAGINPDYIESPSSPGVTVASILICLSVLTILAVLGWIYYRRWRRTIGSPLKFRFRNALGLTEESTAWEESVDYGDRKRLFIKSDDPDDHGCGPQVMVDQNDNRTTALGAPHRSPVNSSYSNLPSIQPSLGKSHPVEDRQPQLLPATYSMKDQLLASEL; from the exons ATGCGTTTACTTTGGTTTGGGTTAGTTGTGCTTGTCCAACTGCCGAATTTAATATCAGCAG cTTGTGATGGAAAACAATTTGCGTGCAAAAACGGACACGGGTGTGTGGCTACTAGTCAACATTGTGACCACGTGATCGACTGCGATGACGGATCCGACGAGTTTGATTGCA ATTATCCTTGTCGGAGTCCTCACATGAAACCTTGTAGGGATGGTCATTGTATTGCCATGTACTTCTTTTGTGATAGGGATAATGACTGTGGAGATTGGTCTGATGAGCTCAATTGCACTGGCCTG TTACCTGGCTCGAGAATGAATTGCCCATCTAACACATTTCACTGTGAGGGGCAGGTGTGCATCCCCCAAAACTGGGTATGTGATGGCATGGAGGATTGCTCTGATGCAAGAGATGAA CTTCACTGCAACAAAACAATA GAGTGCAAAAATGGATTCCAGTGTGGCAAAGAGTGCATATTAAACCAGTGGGTGTGTGATGGAGTAGCGGATTGTGCTGATGGATCTGATGAGAAAGAATGTG GTCCTGATGCTTACATGAATCACAGCTGTCTGCCTGAACATGGTTGGTTCAGCTGTCTCAGTAAGGGTAGTAAAAAGTGTATGCCCATTAGCCGTGCATGTGACGGCTATGTCGATTGCGATGACGGAGCTGATGAAGGCGGGCAATGCA ATTCTACATCTAATTGTTCAAACGATACGCATTGCCCAAATGAGTGTCACAAGACTCCTCGTGGCCCCATCTGCTCTTGCCCTCAGGGTTTTCAACTCAATGGGACAACTTGCGTTG ATATCGATGAGTGTTCGATCGATCCACCCCTGTGCAGTCAGAAATGCTCCAACAGCAGAGGCGGATTTGAGTGTTCCTGTGTCGCTGGTTATACTCCTGGAGCCCGGGATAAGAAGAGTTGCATAGCTAATG GACCTGAACCGATGCTGGTCATCACTACGGATCGGGATATTCGCTACATTTCAATTCCTTCAAAGGAATATGGTCTCGTTCAGTCGGGTATCTCCCAAGCCCATGGCGTCACTGGTGACTACGAGGATGGCTTCATCTACTGGAACGAGAAAACTAAAGACAAAGCGGGTATTTACAAGTCAATGGTAGACGGATCGGCGTTCCAGTATGTGGTCTCTGTTGGCGTCGAAATGGTTGAAGATTTGGCGATCGATTGGGTTGGAAGACACATTTACTTCACAGATTCTGGCCGGAAACATATTGTCGTTTGCGATTTTCATGCTACAATCTGCACAGTTGTTATCACTGGGCAATTAGACAAACCTCGCGCTGTGGCCGTGTATCCTGAAGAGGGTATGCTATTTTGGTCTGATTGGGGTTCCCAACCACACATTGGCTCAGCTGGCATGGATGGATCGCAGCGGAAAAATGTCATTACTACCGATATTGTATGGCCAAACGGATTGGTCGTGGATGAAACTATCCAGCGCATCTTTTGGGGTGACGCCAAACTTAATCGGATTGAAAGCTCACGCCTCGACGGTTCAGATCGTAAAATTCTTGCGGTTAAAGTCACACACCCTTACGCGCTTGACATATTCGAAAACACTATCTTCTGGTCTGACCCTCTCGAGCATGAAGTCCTCTCCGTGGATAAATTTACCGGCAAGGATTACAAG attttgaTCAAAGAAACTTCGTTCACTCCAACTGGCATTCACGTTCATCATCCATCCAAGCAGAATCTTCTCTCCAATCCTTGCAGAAACATCATCTGCAGCCATCTTTGTTTGCTCTCACCTTCAGTTCAAGGCTTTAGATGCGCTTGCCCAGTAGGAATGACTTTGAACAAGGACAACCGTACTTGCGACTCGATCTCTTCACACGAATCTTCCATCGTCATCGCAACCTACACCGACATTTTTCGCCTGACTCACCATCAGATTGGCAAGGATTCCATCACCCGTCTGCCTACGCGTAATGTGGAAAACATTGGGGCCCTGGCCTTCAACCCTCTAGGTCATTCGATCATCTACAGTGACATGAGTCAGAGGACCATTTACTCCATGCATTTGGAAACATACCGGCAAGAGgttctttttgaaaatgctGATATGGTTGAAGGATTGGACGTCGACCCTTTCACGGAAAATATTTACTGGACGGAAGTAACTCAGGGCACTATCTTGGTCGGCCACAAAAATCACGTTGGCGTCTACGAACGATTGGTCTTGGCACGAGATCTCCACAGCCCTAAAGGTATCACCATTGCATCTGAATACGGTTTGATGTTCATCGTTGAAGGGCGCATTAGCCACGTCATCAGCGTCTGGCATATGGACGGAGGTTCGCGGCAGGAGCTGGTTCAAGCTTATGGCACTGTATCGGCAATGGCCTACGATGGCAAACATCTGTACTTTAGCGACTCTCTACGTGGAACCATTGAACGTATCGAGGTCGATGGCCAAAATCGTACAATTCTACGATCGCATCTTGGAACTCCGGTTGCTATGGACGCCAGCTCGGATTCTGTTTTCTGGTTGACTCAATTCTCTACTCGCATCAGCTGGCTAAACAAACAGGATCCGAAGACTATGCGTGGATTTGTCATCGATGCTTCTGACGACCTTTCCGTTCAATATCGCCTAATGACCGTCGTAGatcaattcaattttgataGCCACGAACATTCTTGCCTGGGTCATTCTGGAGGTTGCAGCGATATTTGTTCACCGACGCCAAATGGAGCCACTTGCTTGTGCCCGTTGGGTAAGGTATTAGCAGAAGACAAACACGTTTGCAATACAGTCAATTGCGTTGGCGATCAATGGTTCAAATGCCAAAATGGATGTATTCCTGCCAAATATCGATGTGATGGAGTTAACGACTGCCCCCTCGGTGAAGATGAATTGCAATGCCGTAACGCCACTACCGAAGTCGGATGCACCAGTACTCAATTTCAATGCAACAATGGCGGATGCGTCTCAATGCATTTCTATTGTGATGGAGATGCTGATTGTCAAGATCGTTCTGATGAA CCTGACACCTGCCCTCCTTTTGAATGTCTGTCGGATAGTGAATACTCTTGTCCTAATCAACATCACTGTATTCCACGTTCTGCCATGTGTGATGGTCAAGCGGATTGTATGGATAAGTCGGATGAAGCTAATTGCACCAGCACTCATTCGATGTGTTCGGCAACTCAA TTTTATTGCTCGCACAGTCGACTTTGCATTCCTTTAACTTGGGTTTGTGATAGAGACCCTGATTGTGAGCACGGTGAAGATGAAGAGACCAGTTTTTGCACGAATGTTAATCGGAAACCAATGTGTCCAATCAACTATCTTCGTTGCCCTCAACGACCTGACTGTATGCCCAGAATGGCCCTTTGCAACAGTATTGCTGAATGCGAACATGGTACAGACGAGGAACTTTGCGCTAAGCTGAACGAGTCCGccactgaaaaaattaaagaaccagaggtagagtgttcgTCACTTCAGTATAACTGCTTCTTGGGTACAAATGAATGCATCTCCATGTCTTCAAG ATGCGATTGTAGATTTGATTGCACGTTTGGCGAAGATGAAGAGGGCTGCGAAAATCTACCGTTCTCATGCAAGACGGATCTCTTCAGGTGCCCTAATGAGATGCGTTACATCAACATTTCATGGGTTTGCGATGgtctgtccgattgttccaACAGCGCCGATGAAGAACCAACCCTTTGTCCTACGAACACATCCATTCCAACTGCTAGATCTAGTTCTCCCAGTATGGATCCTGACATTTATTTGTGTTCGGAAGATGAGTTTCAATGCGCCAATGGACAATGTATACCAACAAGTCTGGTATGCGATCGCGAACGCCAATGCACAGATGGTACTGACGAAGGATCTGGTTGCA TTAATTCGTGTCAGAACAACGGCCATTGCCCACAGATTTGCATTCCTGGTCCGAAGGAACCGACTTGCCAGTGTGAGGTGGGTTACGAATCGCTCAACAACGGCCATCAATGCGTTGACGTCGACGAGTGCTCAGCTGAGAACAAGTGCTCCCAGTACTGCAACAACACTAAGGGAAGCTATCGTTGTTCTTGCTCGCCCGGATATACTCTGGAATACGATCAGCACACGTGCAAAGCTGCCAACGGTCGTCCAATGTTAATCGTGGCAACAAATTACCATGCTGAAATTCTACTCAACAGTGATGTGGCTTCCAGTCGCCTACTAGTCCAGTCAACTCTCTCTATCAAGGGCATTGCCTACCATGACAAGCTCTCATCATTTTATTGGATCACTGCCGAAGGTGTTAGAAGGAGTAACAATGGCGGACAGTCACTTATCTTCAAAATCAACGATCTTCTGCCAAGCGGTTTAGCTCTGGATAAAACCACTGGAAATATTTACTACAGCGCTGTGAAGAATGTAACCCGAAATGGTCAAGATCAGTCCGTCATCAGGGTCATCGCCAAATCGCTGGAGGCTGACGTGAATATCATTACCACCCAGTCCATCATCACCGACATTGCCTTGGATAGTTTGAAGGGTTTACTGTTTTGGTCAGAACATACTAAACCTTATACTGGGCGTATTGTACGTGCTACTATGGACGGACGATCTACAATGTGGCTGTACTCTGTCGACAAGATTATGTATCCTACCGCAATCACTTTGGATCAAATCAAGTCGCGCATCTACTGGGCTGACATCACACTTCGTTCGATTTCCAGTTGTGATTACAATGGTATGAATCAAAGGCACGAAGTTGCGATCACAAATGGGCAGCCGTTGTCACTCACCTTCTTTGAAAATCGTCTTACCTGGAGTGTCCGCGATCAAGACGTGCTTTACAGTCAGGTGATCAATGGAAGTTCCATTTCAGAGCAGCGTCTAAACGAACATGTTAGTCAAATCATTACTGTCCATTCTGTTTTGGAACCCGAGTTACCGAATCACTGCGCATTTTCTCCTTGCAATAATGGAATTTGCGTGCTTAAAAACAGTTCCAGCTTTACGTGCCATTGCCCGATTGGTGTCGCTGTTACTTCCTCCAATCCGTTCAAGTGTTCCGGTAAATCTCCTGAAGTGGTCACTGTCGTGCCGGGCGCAGAAGCCGGGATCAATCCGGATTATATTGAATCTCCTTCCAGTCCCGGTGTAACAGTCGCTTCGATTCTCATCTGCCTGTCTGTGTTGACGATCTTGGCTGTTTTAGGCTGGATCTATTATCGTAGATGGCGTCGCACAATTGGATCACCACTCAAGTTTCGTTTCCGCAATGCTCTGGGATTGACTGAGGAAAGCACTGCTTGGGAAGAAAGTGTAGACTATGGCGACCGGAAGAGGTTGTTCATCAAATCGGATGACCCAGATGATCATGGATGTGGGCCACAGGTGATGGTTGATCAGAATGATAACCGAACAACAGCATTGGGAGCTCCTCATCGATCTCCTGTAAATTCTAGTTACTCAAACCTTCCATCCATCCAGCCATCTCTGGGTAAGAGCCATCCGGTGGAAGACCGTCAACCACAACTTTTACCCGCAACGTATTCCATGAAAGATCAGCTTTTAGCCAGCGAGTTGTGA
- the LOC116924220 gene encoding CCA tRNA nucleotidyltransferase 1, mitochondrial — protein MFNSENIRMINLTGEKHGTITVRINEKENFEITTLRIDVINHGRHAVVEFTQDWELDANRRDLTVNSMFLGFDGTVYDYCGGWDDLQERRVAFVGDAQTRIQEDYLRILRYFRFCARISPDPNVHEPDTEEAIRENIEGLSRISGERIWLELKQILSNRHAGTLLETMLRLGIGPHIGLGDKPNMEEFRLVLERAVALHERLKYPNFDKELSFFIVHYRDLLPEPLKPP, from the exons ATGTTTAACTCAGAGAATATCCGTATGATCAACCTTACAGGTGAAAAACATGGAACTATAACAGTACGCatcaacgaaaaagaaaattttgaaatcacTACCTTAAGAATTGATGTAATTAACCATGGGAGACATGCAGTGGTGGAGTTTACTCAGGACTGGGAACTAGATGCAAACAGAAGGGATCTTACTGTGAATTCAATGTTTCTTG GTTTTGATGGAACTGTTTATGATTACTGCGGTGGCTGGGATGATTTGCAGGAACGCCGGGTGGCTTTTGTAGGAGATGCACAAACAAGGATTCAGGAAGATTATTTGAGAATTCTGCGCTACTTTAGGTTTTGTGCTAGAATATCTCCTGATCCTAATGTGCATGAGCCTGATACGGAAGAAGCCATACGGGAGAATATAGAAGGTCTTTCTCGCATATCAGGAGAAAGAATCTGGTTAGAATTAAAACAGATTCTAAGCAATCGTCACGCCGGCACTCTTTTAGAAACTATGCTTCGCCTCGGAATAGGCCCTCATATTGGCCTTGGAGATAAACCTAACATGGAAGAGTTTAGGCTTGTTTTAGAACGT gctGTTGCTCTTCATGAAAGGTTAAAGTATCCAAATTTCGACAAAGAACTCTCGTTTTTCATCGTGCATTACCGTGATCTCTTACCTGAGCCTTTGAAACCACCTTAA
- the LOC116924316 gene encoding transcription initiation factor IIB: MASNSRGDGGGIKICCSAHPDAPLIEDYRAGDQICSECGLVVGDRVIDVGSEWRTFSNEKANADPSRVGGAENALLNGTDLSTMIGPGTGTASFDEHGVAKYQNRRTMSSSDRALVNAFKEISNMADRINLPRTIVDRANNLFKQVHDGKNLKGRSNDAIASACLYISCRQEGVPRTFKEICAVSKISKKEIGRCFKLILKALETSVDIITTADFMSRFCSNLGLPTMVQRAASHIARKAVELDIVPGRSPISVAAAAIYMASQASDEKSKKTQKEIGDIAGVADVTIRQSYKLMYPRAAELFPEDFRFTTPIEQLPQL; encoded by the exons ATGGCGTCAAATTCTCG GGGTGATGGAGGTGGTATAAAAATCTGTTGTTCTGCGCATCCTGACGCTCCATTAATTGAAGACTATCGAGCGGGCGATCAGATTTGTTCAGAATGTGGACTTGTTGTTGGTGACAG GGTAATCGATGTTGGTTCTGAGTGGCGAACTTTCAGTAATGAAAAAGCTAATGCAGATCCTTCTCGTGTTGGTGGGGCTGAAAATGCTCTGCTAAATGGAACAGATCTCTCAACTATGATTGGTCCTGGTACTGGCACTGCTTCATTTGATGAGCATGGTGTTGCAAAGTATCAAAACAGACGGACA ATGAGCAGCTCTGATCGTGCCCTTGTGAATGCCTTCAAAGAAATCAGCAACATGGCAGACAGGATCAACCTACCTAGGACTATTGTTGACAGAGCCAACAATCTGTTCAAGCAGGTCCATGATGGCAAAAATTTGAAAGGACGTAGCAATGATGCCATTGCCTCTGCATGCTTATATATTTCATGCAG gcAAGAAGGTGTCCCGCGAACATTCAAAGAAATTTGCGCCGTCAGTAAGATCAGCAAGAAAGAGATTGGAAGATGTTTCAAACTGATTCTCAAAGCACTTGAAACTTCAGTCGACATCATCACCACCGCCGATTTTATGTCCCGCTTCTGCTCGAACCTGG GATTACCGACGATGGTACAGCGAGCGGCATCGCATATCGCTCGTAAAGCAGTTGAGCTTGATATCGTCCCTGGTCGTTCACCGATCTCAGTAGCCGCTGCGGCCATTTATATGGCTTCACAGGCGTCAGACGAAAAATCTAAAAAGACGCAGAAAGAGATAGGTGACATAGCAGGCGTGGCTGACGTCACAATCCGCCAGTCATATAAACTGATGTACCCACGTGCCGCAGAGCTCTTTCCTGAAGATTTCAGATTTACTACACCCATTGAGCAACTCCCTCAACTTTAA
- the LOC116924236 gene encoding LOW QUALITY PROTEIN: glutamate receptor ionotropic, delta-1 (The sequence of the model RefSeq protein was modified relative to this genomic sequence to represent the inferred CDS: deleted 2 bases in 2 codons), whose amino-acid sequence MPRRQFRNGLQGKELRVVTAHFPPVISILKNFSGHTIGHTDLLYHQLLYLSQKLKFTYKIFATPENTNGVLRNGTWNGVIGTLTRGEADFGLVPVAISLERYQAIEFCGRVGGDSTCILVKYPEDNVSLTSAFDVFSLGIWIGWIISGVVIVAISVVLSFLAKRLWIKDRKTKAGTIAWYLYSVIVSQGSYFPQCRLPQRLLLATWCFVAFVFVNIYNSTLTSYLSVTFQRPEVNSLNDLAKNPAYKATILAGSIQEIDLQRTNDEAEQTVVDMIQKCGSDCRKFTLQEMVTPVAEKENYISLMPCSIALAHLKIYNAKGNKCILTLAHEIKSWKPMFYGVPKSSPFIEEINRESLWFIDVGLRAYWYDKHDKQPEKCKLQYNSKGVSTKRSSKRIELRQFYLPFLILFIGYVLAFLQLCREKLFYRGSA is encoded by the exons ATGCCACGTCGTCAATTCCGCAACGGTTTACAAGGAAAGGAACTCAGAGTCGTCACGGCACAT TTTCCACCCGTGATttccattttgaaaaacttttcGGGTCATACTATTGGTCAC ACGGACTTGTTATACCATCAACTCCTTTACTTATCCCAGAAATTGAAGTTCAC TTACAAGATATTTGCGACTCCTGAAAATACGAACGGAGTCCTGCGCAACGGCACCTGGAATGGCGTAATAGGGACTCTCACAAGAGGT GAAGCCGATTTTGGCCTGGTACCAGTAGCTATTTCGCTGGAACGGTATCAAGCTATCGAGTTCTGCGGAAGAGTTGGAGGAGACTCTACATGCATACTAGTGAAATATCCCGAGGACAATGTCTCGTTGACTAGTGCGTTTGATGTGTTTTCCTTGGGG ATATGGATAGGATGGATCATTTCCGGTGTTGTGATCGTTGCCATTTCTGTCGTTTTAAGTTTTCTGGCAAAGCGTTTGTGGATTAAGGATCGTAAAACAAAGGCTGGAACAATCGCTTGGTACTTATACAGCGTCATCGTTTCTCAAG GGAGCTATTTTCCACAATGCCGATTACCGCAGAGACTACTTCTTGCGACGTGGTGTTTTGTGGCCTTTGTCTTTGTTAATATCTACAATTCTACGTTGACTTCCTACTTGTCGGTAACATTTCAAAGACCGGAGGTCAACAGCTTAAATGATTTAGCAAAAAACCCGGCTTATAAGGCAACCATTTTAGCGGGTTCCATACAAGAAATTGATTTGCAA agaACAAACGATGAAGCTGAACAAACAGTTGTTGATATGATCCAGAAATGTGGTTCAGATTGTAGAAAATTCACCCTTCAAGAAATGGTCACACCAGTTGCcgagaaagaaaactatatTTCGTTAATG CCATGCAGTATTGCCTTAGCACACTTGAAAATCTACAACGCAAAGGGAAACAAATGCATTTTAACTTTGGCACATGAAATCAAGTCTTGGAAGCCCATGTTTTATGGAGTCCCGAAATCAAGTCCTTTCATTGAAGAAATTAATCGAGA ATCGCTGTGGTTCATTGATGTCGGACTGCGTGCTTACTGGTACGATAAACACGATAAACAACCGGAGAAATGCAAGCTACAATACAACAGCAAAGGCGTTTCAACCAAGAGATCCAGCAAACGAATTGAATTACGGCAGTTTTATCTG CCATTCCTCATTCTTTTCATTGGCTACGTTTTGGCTTTTCTCCAATTGTGCCGTGAAAAACTTTTCTATCGTGGCAGTGCTTAG
- the LOC116924252 gene encoding actin-related protein 10: MPIHDNDRHAVVLEIGRAYTKCGFVGENEPRVIIPSKLEGTKNGEGIYLHEYSTKKELHSNLVKFLHHIFFKYLLVNHRERRIVIVESLLCPTEFREVLANVLYIHFEVPSVLFVPSHLVTLYTLGISTAFVIDIGHEETTMIPVCEGTPLIHAWQAQPLGSKAIQGRLESLLLLRAKVQGNDGQKVDLVDVMPNLSRAVLEDIVVRTCFVTTLPRARQLVAARTDEEGPSPPVPPPTILYPLSGNNNLTLDGSVREESAEIFFETDNEMVSLASMVLDGILASPIDFRVPLAENLVIIGGGSMLPGLKFRLLAEIRDLQQHPKYSSRIALKALKVHRPPAKSNYAAWLGGAILGATEAIATRSYTREVYTQTNRVPDWNNLADNTKEVDSRAG; this comes from the exons ATGCCTATTCATGATAATGATCGTCATGCCGTAGTCTTAGAGATCGGAAGAGCATACACAAA GTGTGGTTTTGTTGGAGAAAACGAACCTCGGGTGATCATTCCCTCTAAGCTAGAGGGAACCAAAAACGGGGAAGGAATTTACCTTCATGAATATTCCACCAAAAAAGAACTTCATTCCAATCTGGTCAAGTTTCTCCACCATATTTTCTTCAA aTATCTGTTAGTCAATCAccgagaaagaagaattgtGATTGTTGAATCTCTATTATGTCCAACAGAGTTTCGAGAAGTTCTGGCAAATGTCCTTTACATTCATTTTGAG gTACCATCTGTACTTTTTGTACCATCACACCTTGTCACACTTTACACTCTGGGGATTAGTACTGCATTTGTGATTGATATTGGACATGAGGAAACCACTATGATACCAGTGTGTGAAGGAACACCTTTAATCCATGCATGGCAAGCTCAACCTCTTGGAAGTAAAGCAATTCAAGG TCGGTTGGAGTCTCTTCTGTTGCTCCGTGCAAAAGTACAGGGAAACGATGGTCAAAAAGTCGATTTGGTTGATGTTATGCCGAATCTATCTCGTGCTGTTTTAGAAGATATTGTGGTGCGCACCTGTTTTGTCACTACGCTGCCAAGAGCCCGTCAACTTGTTGCTGCGCGGACGGATGAAGAAGGGCCATCACCACCTGTGCCCCCTCCTACAATTCTTTATCCCTTGTCTGGCAATAATAATCTGACTTTGGATGGGTCTGTCCGTGAAGAATCAGccgaaatattttttgaaacggaTAATGAGATGGTATCACTAGCGTCGATGGTTTTGGATGGCATACTCGCA TCCCCAATTGATTTTCGTGTCCCGCTTGCCGAAAATCTCGTAATAATAGGCGGAGGATCAATGTTGCCTGGGTTAAAGTTTCGTTTGCTGGCTGAAATAAGGGATTTGCAACAACACCCCAAATATTCCAGCCGCATAGCTCTTAAAGCGTTAAAAGTACATCGGCCACCAGCTAAATCCAACTATGCCGCTTGGCTCGGAG GAGCGATATTGGGGGCAACGGAAGCGATCGCTACACGTAGTTATACACGCGAAGTGTACACGCAGACCAACCGCGTCCCCGATTGGAACAATTTGGCGGATAATACAAAAGAAGTTGATAGCAGAGCTGGTTAA